One Planctomycetaceae bacterium DNA window includes the following coding sequences:
- the rnhA gene encoding ribonuclease HI, which translates to MTDAEEALPFVQLFTDGACRGNPGPGGWGCILRHPASGLEKEFSGAAADTTNNKMELQAVIEGLSRLTRRSRVQVVTDSKYVAQGSQEWMPGWKRNGWRRKDGSRWAEVKNVEHWKKLDRLLSMHVVSFKVVKGHAGHPENERCDELAVAAAEALQGR; encoded by the coding sequence ATGACTGATGCTGAAGAAGCTCTGCCTTTTGTGCAGCTTTTCACCGACGGTGCTTGTCGAGGCAATCCCGGACCGGGGGGGTGGGGTTGTATCCTGCGCCATCCCGCCTCAGGGTTGGAAAAGGAATTCAGTGGAGCTGCTGCCGACACGACGAACAATAAGATGGAACTGCAGGCCGTGATTGAAGGGCTGAGCCGACTGACTCGCCGCTCACGGGTTCAGGTGGTCACAGACAGCAAGTATGTGGCCCAGGGATCTCAGGAATGGATGCCGGGTTGGAAGCGAAATGGCTGGCGCCGAAAGGATGGCTCGCGGTGGGCAGAAGTTAAAAACGTTGAGCACTGGAAGAAACTCGATCGTTTGCTTTCGATGCACGTGGTCAGTTTTAAAGTCGTGAAGGGCCACGCCGGCCATCCGGAAAACGAACGTTGCGACGAACTGGCTGTCGCCGCTGCGGAAGCGCTTCAGGGACGCTGA
- a CDS encoding adenine phosphoribosyltransferase: MNLKDYIRAVADFPKPGIMFRDITPILKSPAAMQVTIERLAEPFRHRGITTVMGPEARGFVFGVPLAMELGAAFVPVRKPGKLPWATHRFEYDLEYGTDALEMHQDAIADTDRVLLVDDLLATGGTIEACKKLAQLQGADVAGACFVVELAFLNGRRKLDQMTVNSLVSYQTEDPDE; the protein is encoded by the coding sequence ATGAACCTGAAAGACTACATCCGTGCTGTCGCAGACTTCCCCAAACCCGGCATCATGTTCCGTGACATTACGCCTATTTTGAAGTCGCCCGCCGCCATGCAGGTCACTATCGAACGGCTGGCAGAACCCTTTCGACACCGCGGTATTACGACAGTTATGGGACCCGAAGCCCGTGGCTTCGTGTTTGGTGTTCCTCTGGCAATGGAGCTGGGAGCAGCGTTTGTCCCTGTGCGAAAACCCGGCAAACTGCCGTGGGCGACGCACCGATTTGAATATGATCTGGAATACGGCACGGATGCGCTGGAAATGCATCAGGACGCCATCGCGGATACCGACCGGGTGCTGCTGGTCGATGATTTGCTGGCAACGGGAGGGACCATTGAGGCATGCAAAAAACTTGCTCAATTGCAGGGAGCTGACGTTGCCGGGGCGTGTTTTGTGGTGGAACTGGCGTTTCTGAATGGTCGGCGCAAACTGGACCAGATGACCGTAAACAGTCTTGTTTCATACCAAACTGAGGATCCGGACGAATAA
- a CDS encoding carboxypeptidase-like regulatory domain-containing protein: MLNSWTGKSIRAFVAGLTLTAVALPIQADESSPKPLPSANAPARIRDVKLDAAGNLAVRLLSEQGKPLSGIGVVARNPEGEEAKATSDAGGIATFVSLKPGTYAIPTGTGLETIRVWNARVAPPQALDSVAVVLRGDVVRGQAIPFVAGGTTALPVTSVLSVTTLGLAGFSAIETQNTKDDNKALQSQISALLASP; the protein is encoded by the coding sequence ATGTTGAATTCATGGACCGGAAAAAGTATCCGGGCTTTCGTTGCGGGGTTGACACTCACCGCTGTAGCCCTGCCAATCCAGGCTGACGAATCCTCGCCAAAACCGCTTCCGTCGGCAAATGCACCCGCAAGGATCCGAGATGTGAAACTTGACGCAGCCGGCAATCTGGCTGTTCGGTTGTTGAGTGAACAGGGGAAGCCACTCAGTGGAATCGGTGTGGTTGCTCGGAATCCAGAAGGTGAAGAAGCAAAAGCAACGAGCGATGCCGGTGGGATCGCTACGTTTGTGAGCCTGAAGCCCGGCACATATGCCATCCCTACAGGCACCGGATTAGAAACCATTCGTGTCTGGAACGCACGTGTTGCTCCGCCTCAGGCGCTGGATTCCGTTGCTGTGGTGCTGCGAGGGGACGTTGTCCGTGGTCAGGCAATTCCGTTTGTGGCTGGTGGAACGACTGCCCTGCCAGTGACTTCGGTACTGTCGGTCACAACACTCGGTTTGGCCGGCTTCTCTGCCATTGAAACGCAAAACACAAAGGACGACAACAAGGCTCTGCAGTCGCAAATCAGTGCACTGCTGGCCAGTCCTTGA
- the infA gene encoding translation initiation factor IF-1: protein MAKEEAIQVEGNVVEALANTQFRVELENGHQVMAHVAGKMRKHFIRIVPGDRVVVEVSPYDLKRGRIVYRER from the coding sequence ATGGCGAAAGAAGAAGCAATCCAGGTCGAAGGTAACGTAGTAGAGGCGTTGGCGAACACGCAGTTTCGCGTAGAACTTGAAAATGGGCATCAGGTGATGGCGCACGTCGCCGGCAAAATGCGCAAGCACTTCATTCGAATCGTGCCCGGTGATCGTGTCGTGGTAGAAGTCTCCCCATACGACCTCAAACGAGGCCGAATCGTTTATCGAGAGCGTTAG
- a CDS encoding DNA topoisomerase IV subunit B, translated as MSSVVKSSSSYTGSDIEVLEGLEPVRKRPSMYIGGVDSRGLHHLLWEVVDNSVDEFLAGECDRIIVTLHKDGCSCTVQDNGRGIPVDKHPRMKKSTLEVILTTLHAGGKFSDKNYARSGGLHGVGSSVVNALSSELIATVHRDGHEWVQSYAQGKPLSPVRKVKPFRGRGTAIFFRPDVEIFRRTQYNADTIRQHLEDISYIHGGLTIVFRDEQKGETFELSHPDGIVSYIAKVISDTGKKVVHEQLFSTEKDDATARVEVVLKWTESTDEHIRSYVNGIRTHAGGTHENGVKAGVAKAVRNYMEVHSFKPRGVNITTDDIREGLVCVLSVFLGEPMFQGQTKERLNNPEMTSHVDGIVRPALENWLNNNPSLADAILGRIVLAARARQASRDAVTEVKRKSTTSRRTNLPGKLVDCQSRDPNMCELFIVEGDSAGGTAVMGRHAATQAVLPLRGKILNTEALSLSKILQSNEIKDIVDTLGAGIGNNFDIHQMRYARIILLMDADSDGYHISTLLLTFFFRHMPELIRQGKLFIAQPPLYRLEIGKEIRYAQSDAEKEEILAALPANRSATVLRFKGLGEMNAAQLRDTTLNPAARVLLRVDIESQLEADSTFHQLLGKDASERYRIIMQDASFADDVDL; from the coding sequence ATGAGCTCAGTTGTTAAGTCGTCTTCATCGTACACTGGCAGCGATATCGAAGTGCTCGAAGGCCTGGAGCCCGTTCGTAAGCGGCCATCGATGTACATTGGCGGCGTCGACAGCCGCGGTCTTCACCATCTGCTTTGGGAAGTGGTGGATAATTCCGTTGATGAGTTTCTGGCGGGCGAATGCGATCGAATTATCGTCACGCTGCATAAGGACGGATGTTCCTGCACGGTCCAGGACAATGGTCGAGGAATCCCGGTCGACAAGCATCCCCGGATGAAGAAATCAACGCTTGAAGTGATTCTGACGACGCTCCATGCGGGTGGCAAATTCAGCGACAAAAACTACGCCCGAAGCGGCGGACTGCACGGCGTTGGTTCCTCAGTCGTGAACGCTCTTTCATCGGAACTCATTGCCACCGTGCATCGGGATGGGCACGAATGGGTTCAATCCTACGCACAGGGGAAACCGCTGAGCCCCGTCAGGAAAGTCAAGCCATTTCGCGGCCGCGGTACGGCCATCTTTTTTCGACCAGATGTCGAGATCTTCAGACGGACGCAGTACAACGCAGACACAATCCGTCAGCATCTCGAAGATATTTCGTACATCCACGGAGGGTTGACGATTGTCTTCCGAGACGAGCAGAAAGGTGAGACATTCGAATTGTCTCATCCCGATGGAATCGTTTCCTACATCGCCAAAGTAATTTCTGACACCGGTAAGAAGGTTGTCCACGAACAGTTGTTCTCAACAGAAAAGGACGATGCCACAGCCCGAGTCGAAGTGGTTCTGAAATGGACGGAATCCACGGATGAACACATTCGAAGTTATGTCAACGGAATCAGAACTCACGCTGGCGGAACTCACGAGAACGGCGTGAAAGCCGGCGTCGCCAAAGCAGTGCGCAACTACATGGAAGTTCATTCATTCAAGCCTCGCGGTGTGAATATCACCACGGATGATATTCGCGAAGGTCTGGTTTGCGTGCTGTCAGTATTCCTGGGCGAGCCGATGTTTCAGGGGCAGACAAAAGAACGCCTGAATAATCCGGAGATGACATCGCACGTTGATGGAATCGTCCGGCCAGCTCTGGAAAACTGGCTTAACAACAATCCCTCTCTTGCAGATGCAATTCTTGGCCGCATCGTACTCGCAGCTCGGGCAAGGCAGGCAAGTCGTGATGCTGTGACCGAAGTCAAGCGAAAGTCAACGACATCCAGAAGGACGAACCTTCCCGGAAAACTGGTCGACTGCCAGTCTCGCGACCCCAACATGTGCGAATTGTTCATTGTTGAAGGTGACTCGGCCGGTGGTACAGCTGTGATGGGCAGGCATGCTGCCACGCAGGCGGTGCTGCCACTGCGTGGAAAGATTCTGAACACCGAAGCTCTGTCGTTGTCAAAGATCCTTCAAAGTAACGAGATCAAAGATATCGTTGATACCCTGGGCGCAGGGATCGGAAACAATTTCGACATTCACCAGATGCGGTATGCTCGAATCATCCTGCTCATGGACGCGGACAGTGATGGGTACCACATTTCGACCCTGTTGCTGACGTTCTTCTTTCGCCACATGCCCGAACTCATCCGGCAGGGAAAGCTCTTTATTGCCCAGCCGCCTCTGTATCGTCTCGAAATTGGCAAAGAAATTCGGTACGCCCAAAGCGATGCCGAAAAAGAGGAGATTCTTGCAGCATTACCCGCCAATCGCTCGGCGACGGTTCTTCGCTTCAAAGGTCTGGGCGAAATGAATGCTGCACAACTACGCGATACAACGCTGAATCCCGCGGCACGCGTGCTCCTGAGGGTCGATATTGAAAGCCAGCTGGAAGCTGACAGTACCTTTCACCAGCTTTTGGGGAAAGATGCCTCTGAGCGGTACCGAATCATCATGCAGGATGCAAGCTTTGCGGACGATGTCGATCTGTAA
- a CDS encoding DNA alkylation repair protein, whose product MKTVEEVMQALESLGSEQTRKVLARHGAPTDRMFGVKIGDLKPIQKKFRGNQDLAMGLYATGNSDAMYLAGLIADGARMTKKQLESWAREAFWYMISEHTVPGVAAESPFGRELANKWINARKQTLHPTGWSTWSLIVATYPDEDLDMEELRNLIQRVEKDIHDSPDRCRYSMNSFLISVGGYVKPLLKESKAAARRIGTVEVNMGETACKVPVATDYIEKMEKRGIIGKKRTSTKC is encoded by the coding sequence ATGAAAACCGTCGAAGAAGTCATGCAGGCCCTGGAATCGCTCGGCTCCGAACAGACTCGCAAGGTGCTGGCACGCCATGGCGCTCCCACCGACAGGATGTTTGGTGTGAAGATTGGGGATCTGAAGCCAATCCAGAAGAAGTTCCGCGGCAATCAGGACCTGGCGATGGGGCTTTACGCCACCGGAAATTCTGACGCGATGTATCTTGCGGGACTCATCGCCGATGGTGCCAGGATGACCAAAAAGCAGCTCGAATCATGGGCCAGGGAAGCGTTCTGGTACATGATCAGTGAACACACTGTTCCAGGCGTTGCTGCTGAAAGTCCATTCGGTCGGGAACTTGCCAACAAGTGGATCAATGCAAGAAAACAAACTCTGCATCCCACAGGCTGGTCAACATGGTCTTTGATCGTCGCGACTTATCCGGACGAGGACCTCGACATGGAAGAACTTAGAAATCTGATTCAGCGAGTCGAAAAGGATATCCACGATTCTCCGGATCGATGCCGTTACTCAATGAATAGCTTCCTGATTTCGGTCGGTGGATATGTGAAGCCGCTTCTGAAGGAGTCTAAAGCGGCAGCACGCCGCATCGGAACAGTGGAGGTGAACATGGGAGAGACCGCGTGCAAGGTCCCCGTCGCCACGGATTACATCGAGAAGATGGAAAAACGCGGTATTATCGGCAAGAAACGCACGTCCACGAAATGTTAG